In Paraburkholderia aromaticivorans, a single window of DNA contains:
- a CDS encoding bifunctional aspartate transaminase/aspartate 4-decarboxylase, producing MSKREKQDTEKAAGLAALSPFEFKDELIKAAGGGAVERAANLAMLNAGRGNPNFLATIPRHGFWQLGLFAMREAERSFAYLPEGIGGFPKRDGLVERFELFLRGNKGVPGIDFLASALSYVRDQLGLSDNDFLYEMCEGILASNYPVPDRMLKLSEIIVGQYLRREMIGDHPFIGEFDIFAVEGGTAAMTYIFNTMRENRLIKPGDTIALGMPIFTPYIEIPHLNDYQLKVVEVNADVEKNWQYSTKELDKLRDPAVKAFFLVNPSNPPSVRINDESLDYIAAIVNERPDLILLTDDVYGTFADGFVSLFALAPKNTILVYSYSKYFGATGWRLGAVATHRDNVLDRLIAELPKDVKKELHTRYESITTEPDKLKFIDRLVADSRTVALNHTAGLSTPQQVQMVLFSLFSLMDTPDAYKKALKRLIRNRKRALYEEIGISFDDDDTNQVDYYTILDMEFLGERAYGRDFVDWLMKNTEPSELLFRLAREARVVLLPGRGFGTQHPSGRVSLANLNESDYRKIGRAIRALLGDYVERYNAATGNKLDKNRVL from the coding sequence ATGAGCAAGCGGGAAAAGCAGGATACCGAGAAGGCGGCGGGGCTCGCCGCGCTCAGTCCGTTCGAATTCAAAGACGAATTGATCAAGGCGGCGGGTGGGGGCGCGGTCGAGCGCGCGGCGAACTTGGCGATGCTCAATGCGGGACGGGGCAACCCCAACTTCCTCGCCACCATTCCGCGTCACGGTTTCTGGCAACTGGGTCTCTTTGCGATGCGCGAAGCGGAGCGGTCGTTTGCTTACCTGCCAGAAGGCATCGGCGGCTTTCCGAAGCGCGACGGACTCGTCGAGCGGTTTGAGCTGTTTTTGCGCGGCAACAAGGGCGTGCCCGGCATCGACTTCCTGGCGAGTGCCCTGTCGTACGTCCGCGATCAACTGGGACTGTCCGACAACGACTTCCTGTACGAGATGTGCGAGGGCATTCTTGCGTCGAACTATCCGGTGCCCGACCGGATGCTGAAGCTCTCGGAGATCATTGTCGGCCAGTATCTGCGCCGCGAGATGATCGGCGATCATCCGTTCATCGGCGAGTTCGATATCTTCGCGGTCGAAGGCGGAACGGCGGCGATGACGTACATCTTCAACACGATGCGCGAGAACCGGCTGATCAAACCCGGCGATACGATCGCGCTCGGAATGCCGATCTTTACGCCCTACATCGAAATTCCGCACCTGAACGACTATCAACTGAAGGTCGTCGAGGTCAATGCCGACGTGGAAAAGAACTGGCAATACTCGACAAAGGAACTCGACAAGCTCCGCGATCCGGCGGTGAAGGCGTTCTTTCTGGTGAACCCGAGCAACCCGCCGTCTGTCCGGATTAACGACGAGAGTCTCGACTATATTGCCGCTATCGTGAATGAGCGGCCGGACCTGATCCTGCTGACCGACGACGTGTACGGCACCTTCGCCGACGGCTTTGTCTCGCTGTTCGCGCTAGCGCCGAAGAACACCATCCTCGTGTACTCGTACTCGAAGTACTTCGGCGCAACGGGCTGGCGGCTCGGCGCCGTCGCCACGCACCGTGACAACGTGCTCGACAGGTTGATCGCCGAACTGCCCAAGGACGTCAAGAAGGAGTTGCATACGCGTTACGAATCGATCACGACCGAACCGGACAAACTCAAGTTCATCGACCGCCTGGTGGCCGATAGCCGCACCGTTGCACTCAATCACACAGCGGGTTTGTCGACCCCTCAACAGGTGCAGATGGTCTTGTTCTCGCTGTTCTCACTGATGGACACGCCCGACGCGTACAAGAAGGCACTGAAGCGGCTGATTCGCAACCGCAAGCGCGCGCTTTACGAAGAGATCGGCATTTCATTCGACGACGACGACACGAATCAGGTCGATTACTACACGATTCTCGACATGGAGTTTCTCGGCGAACGTGCGTATGGGCGCGATTTTGTCGATTGGCTCATGAAGAATACCGAGCCGTCCGAATTGCTCTTCAGACTTGCCCGTGAAGCGCGCGTCGTGCTGCTGCCGGGACGAGGATTCGGCACGCAGCATCCGTCGGGGCGGGTCTCGCTCGCGAACCTGAACGAGTCCGACTACCGAAAGATTGGCCGCGCCATTCGCGCACTGCTGGGCGACTATGTCGAGCGATACAACGCCGCGACCGGCAACAAACTCGACAAGAACCGGGTGCTGTAA
- a CDS encoding DUF2950 domain-containing protein produces the protein MTMTDRIRTGTNRRAKSRPSLALWCGLYAMVLALLVPFDAFAAGQRTFATPEQAVTALSEALKANDEATLVAIFGEAHKRLVVSPDQAENAANWAKASAELDAFHVLDEAGPDRRILLVGDEAWPMPIPIVKDNGSWRFATELGEEELLNRRIGANEREAIKVLRAYLDAQREYASRDRNKDGLLEYAQKLASTPGKQDGLYWHADESSGEEASPFGPLIAASSVYLKGHQAGDAYRGYHFRILTRQGKNAAGGAFSYIVNGHMLAGFAMVAYPALYGTSGVMTFVVNNNGVIYQKDRGANAPPVTVFDPDQTWKRVKDPY, from the coding sequence ATGACAATGACTGACCGGATCAGGACCGGCACGAACCGGCGCGCGAAATCGCGGCCCAGCCTGGCGCTATGGTGCGGGTTATATGCCATGGTTCTCGCGCTGCTGGTTCCGTTTGATGCGTTCGCCGCAGGGCAACGGACGTTCGCCACGCCGGAGCAGGCGGTCACCGCTTTGTCCGAGGCGCTGAAGGCCAACGATGAAGCGACGCTGGTCGCCATTTTTGGCGAGGCGCACAAGCGCCTCGTGGTGTCGCCGGATCAGGCGGAGAACGCGGCGAATTGGGCCAAGGCGAGCGCGGAGCTGGATGCCTTCCACGTCCTCGATGAAGCCGGACCGGATCGCCGGATTCTGCTGGTCGGCGACGAAGCCTGGCCGATGCCGATCCCCATCGTGAAGGATAACGGTAGTTGGCGGTTCGCCACGGAACTTGGCGAGGAAGAACTCCTGAATCGCCGTATCGGTGCAAACGAACGCGAGGCAATCAAGGTGCTGCGCGCCTATCTCGACGCACAGCGAGAATATGCGTCACGTGATCGAAACAAGGATGGTCTGCTGGAATACGCGCAAAAGCTTGCCAGCACGCCCGGCAAGCAGGACGGCCTCTACTGGCACGCGGACGAGAGTAGCGGTGAAGAAGCCAGTCCATTCGGACCGCTGATCGCCGCCAGCTCGGTGTATCTGAAGGGCCACCAGGCGGGTGACGCTTATCGGGGATATCACTTCCGCATCTTGACGCGGCAAGGCAAGAACGCGGCGGGCGGGGCCTTCAGCTACATCGTCAACGGGCACATGCTCGCCGGCTTTGCGATGGTCGCCTATCCAGCCCTATATGGCACGAGCGGCGTGATGACTTTCGTGGTCAACAACAACGGGGTGATTTACCAGAAGGATCGTGGCGCGAACGCGCCGCCTGTCACGGTGTTCGATCCGGATCAAACATGGAAGCGCGTCAAGGATCCCTATTGA
- a CDS encoding DUF2964 family protein has protein sequence MKRSEFRIGCAAVGVFIWIGGLYATIRGLVYEVPQEFRYGVLALVIGVVTFVIALNPMANHRSRKRGEPH, from the coding sequence ATGAAACGCTCTGAATTTAGAATCGGCTGTGCTGCGGTTGGCGTTTTCATCTGGATCGGGGGACTCTATGCGACGATCCGGGGTCTGGTCTATGAAGTGCCACAAGAATTCCGCTATGGCGTCCTGGCACTCGTCATTGGCGTGGTGACATTCGTCATAGCGCTAAATCCCATGGCAAACCACCGGTCGAGAAAGCGAGGCGAACCCCACTGA
- a CDS encoding SulP family inorganic anion transporter has protein sequence MTNESSVTDPVTDHLPARGRRNAFPPAQWLRAYQPQWLVKDAIAGATLAAYGIPVSLAYASLAGLPPQYGIYGYLVGGLFYALFGSSRQLAIGPTSAISMLVGVTVAAMADGDPARWASIAALTAVLIACMCLVAWLLRLSSLVNFISETILLGFKAGAALTIAMTQLPKLFGVNGGGESFFERIAVLGGQLGQTNLVVLGFGLVCIALLLLGEKYLPGRPVALFVVIASIVVLSITPLAGSGFKLVGALPQGLPEFRLPGLRIRDVDGVIPLAFACLLLAYVESVSAARALAQAHGYEIDARQELLALGAANLAAGLFQAYPVAGGLSQSSVNDKAGAKTPLALVFASIAIGLCLMFLTGLLANLPNVVLAAIVLLAVKGLVDIGELRHVWRVSHFEFAISMVAFAAVLVLGILNGVIVAVLVSMLLIIRRAAHPHVAVLGRIPGTRIFSDIERHAENEAIAHVLTVRVEASLLYFNVEHVRETVWRKIRAASEPVELVICDLSASPVVDLAGARMLKALHDALLAAGTAMKVVAAHADVRDMLRAEGLEDRFGHIGRRGSVADLVDEFQSQGDIADGPGVAPQATT, from the coding sequence TTGACCAACGAATCCAGCGTCACCGATCCGGTGACGGACCACTTGCCCGCGCGCGGGCGGCGCAACGCGTTTCCGCCCGCACAGTGGCTGCGAGCCTATCAGCCTCAATGGCTCGTGAAGGACGCGATAGCCGGAGCGACGCTCGCGGCCTACGGGATTCCGGTTTCGCTCGCGTACGCATCGCTGGCCGGCTTACCCCCGCAATATGGCATCTACGGTTATCTCGTCGGTGGGCTCTTCTACGCACTGTTCGGCTCGTCGCGCCAGCTCGCGATCGGTCCGACTTCGGCGATCTCGATGCTGGTCGGCGTTACCGTCGCGGCGATGGCCGATGGCGATCCGGCGCGCTGGGCTTCGATAGCGGCGCTCACTGCCGTGCTGATCGCATGCATGTGTCTGGTGGCCTGGCTGCTACGCTTGAGTTCGCTGGTCAATTTCATCAGCGAGACGATCCTGCTCGGCTTCAAGGCGGGCGCGGCGTTGACCATCGCGATGACCCAACTGCCTAAACTCTTCGGGGTCAATGGCGGCGGAGAGTCGTTCTTCGAGCGGATTGCCGTGCTCGGCGGGCAGCTAGGGCAGACCAATCTCGTCGTGCTCGGATTCGGTCTGGTCTGCATCGCATTGCTGCTGCTCGGCGAAAAATATCTGCCGGGGCGTCCGGTTGCTCTCTTCGTCGTGATCGCGTCGATTGTCGTGTTGTCTATCACGCCGCTGGCCGGTTCTGGATTCAAGCTGGTGGGCGCCCTGCCTCAAGGGTTGCCCGAATTCCGCCTGCCAGGGCTGCGGATACGCGATGTCGATGGAGTCATTCCACTCGCTTTTGCGTGCCTGTTGCTGGCGTACGTCGAGAGCGTTTCGGCCGCGCGCGCGCTCGCACAGGCACACGGTTACGAGATCGACGCGCGCCAGGAACTGCTCGCTCTGGGAGCCGCGAATCTGGCTGCCGGATTGTTCCAGGCGTATCCGGTCGCAGGCGGACTTTCTCAATCGTCAGTGAATGACAAGGCGGGCGCGAAGACTCCGCTTGCGCTCGTATTCGCGTCGATTGCGATCGGGCTCTGTCTCATGTTCCTGACAGGTCTGCTCGCCAACTTGCCCAATGTCGTGCTGGCGGCCATTGTGCTGTTGGCCGTGAAGGGGTTGGTCGATATCGGTGAGCTACGCCATGTCTGGCGCGTCAGCCATTTTGAATTCGCCATCTCCATGGTTGCGTTCGCGGCGGTGCTGGTACTGGGAATTCTGAATGGCGTGATTGTCGCGGTCCTTGTCTCGATGCTCCTGATCATCCGGCGTGCCGCGCACCCCCATGTGGCGGTGCTAGGGCGTATCCCCGGCACGCGCATTTTCTCGGACATCGAGCGGCACGCCGAGAACGAGGCGATTGCGCATGTGCTGACCGTGCGCGTCGAGGCATCGCTGCTTTACTTTAATGTCGAGCACGTGCGCGAGACCGTCTGGCGGAAAATCCGGGCGGCTTCCGAGCCAGTCGAACTGGTGATCTGTGACCTGTCCGCGTCGCCGGTTGTCGACCTCGCGGGCGCGCGGATGCTGAAGGCGTTGCACGACGCGCTTCTGGCCGCCGGCACGGCGATGAAAGTGGTTGCCGCACACGCGGACGTGCGGGACATGCTTCGTGCCGAGGGACTCGAAGATCGTTTTGGCCACATCGGTCGGCGCGGCTCGGTGGCAGACCTCGTCGACGAGTTTCAGTCGCAGGGGGATATTGCCGATGGCCCAGGTGTGGCACCACAGGCCACTACGTGA
- a CDS encoding RT0821/Lpp0805 family surface protein — protein sequence MRAQFHTAVHLFPRRIVGAALLVGATFSHAANLNFLKDTPVSYMKDADRKALNDAAQVALETRKDGESLEWNNSGTGNSVSIKGTVTPHDTSKEGDRTCRTTTLVAIAKGQTQSWTPTVCKQGSGPWKILRQ from the coding sequence ATGCGAGCCCAATTCCACACGGCCGTACACCTGTTCCCGCGCCGGATCGTCGGCGCCGCGCTGCTGGTCGGCGCGACTTTTAGCCATGCCGCGAATCTGAACTTCCTGAAAGACACGCCGGTGAGCTACATGAAGGACGCTGACCGTAAAGCGCTCAACGATGCAGCCCAGGTGGCGCTCGAAACAAGGAAGGATGGCGAATCGTTGGAATGGAATAATTCGGGCACCGGCAACTCGGTTTCGATCAAGGGCACGGTGACTCCGCACGATACATCGAAGGAAGGCGACAGAACCTGTCGGACCACGACGCTTGTCGCGATTGCAAAAGGCCAGACGCAAAGCTGGACGCCGACCGTTTGCAAACAGGGCAGCGGACCCTGGAAGATCCTCAGGCAATGA
- the aspT gene encoding aspartate-alanine antiporter, whose amino-acid sequence MAWIAATLQRYPEIAIFLSLAIGYWVGGKSFKGFSLGAVTGTLLAAVAIGQLHITVSPNVKSVFFLIFLFAVGYGVGPQFVRGIAKDGLPQALFAVVQGLLSLGAAILAAKLAGYDLGSAAGLFAGSQTISASMGLATDAINRLGLPPDQTKVMLDAMPTAYAISYIFGTVGSALILATLGPIMLRIDLVAACKEYEAILGGSQETGGAGQAWHRYELRAYRVVPDSRVCGKTVSQVEALQPGDTRLFIERVRRGGTIHEATLDLVLQADDVVAIAGPRDQLVMVLGASDTAGRDVDGQAVAVHAARAVEVDDPELLAVQTEGVDIYVTGKSVHGKTLQELASLPLARGIYLLKIKRGPTETQIPVLPSTKLYRGDTITIVGRTQDTGAAAKVLGVLDRPTNMTDVAFVSLAITVGAMVGAIVINVRGIPLTLSTAGGALIAGLVFGWLRAIHPTFGRIPEPTVWFMNSVGLNVFIAVIGLTAGPGFIAGLQHLGVGLFLWGIMATSVPLILGMLIARYVFHFHPAILLGVCAGARTTTAALGMICDAAKSQIPGLGYTVTYAVGNTLLTIWGMVIIMILA is encoded by the coding sequence ATGGCATGGATAGCTGCAACGCTACAACGTTATCCCGAGATCGCTATATTCCTGTCACTCGCAATCGGCTATTGGGTTGGCGGAAAAAGCTTCAAGGGATTCAGTCTGGGCGCCGTCACGGGGACATTGCTGGCTGCGGTAGCAATTGGGCAGCTTCATATCACCGTCTCGCCCAACGTCAAGTCGGTGTTCTTCCTGATCTTCCTGTTTGCAGTGGGCTACGGAGTTGGGCCGCAGTTTGTCCGCGGCATCGCCAAAGACGGCTTGCCGCAGGCCCTGTTTGCCGTCGTGCAAGGTCTGCTGTCTCTGGGCGCGGCGATCCTCGCTGCGAAACTGGCGGGTTATGACCTTGGTTCCGCAGCCGGACTTTTCGCCGGTTCCCAAACCATCTCGGCCTCGATGGGCCTCGCAACGGACGCCATCAACCGGCTGGGGTTACCGCCCGATCAGACCAAGGTGATGCTCGATGCGATGCCGACCGCGTACGCCATTTCCTACATTTTTGGCACGGTCGGCTCCGCCCTGATTCTGGCGACGCTCGGGCCCATCATGCTGCGCATTGACCTGGTCGCGGCGTGCAAGGAGTACGAGGCGATTCTCGGCGGAAGCCAGGAAACGGGTGGCGCGGGCCAGGCATGGCACCGGTATGAATTGCGTGCATATCGTGTCGTGCCGGACAGCCGGGTGTGCGGCAAAACGGTCAGCCAGGTTGAAGCGCTCCAGCCGGGAGATACGCGGTTATTCATCGAACGGGTCCGGCGCGGCGGCACTATCCACGAAGCGACCCTCGATCTGGTCCTGCAAGCCGACGATGTGGTCGCGATAGCAGGTCCCCGTGACCAGCTGGTCATGGTGCTCGGTGCCAGCGACACGGCCGGGCGCGACGTGGACGGTCAGGCCGTCGCGGTTCACGCGGCGCGGGCGGTGGAAGTGGACGATCCCGAACTGCTGGCCGTACAAACAGAAGGCGTGGACATCTACGTCACGGGCAAGTCGGTGCATGGCAAGACCTTGCAGGAGCTTGCAAGCTTGCCGCTGGCGCGCGGCATCTATCTCCTCAAAATCAAACGCGGACCCACCGAGACGCAGATTCCCGTGCTTCCCAGCACGAAGCTGTATCGCGGCGACACGATAACGATCGTCGGACGGACTCAGGACACCGGCGCCGCCGCCAAGGTTCTCGGCGTGTTGGACCGGCCGACCAACATGACAGACGTGGCTTTCGTGAGCCTCGCAATCACCGTCGGCGCGATGGTGGGCGCAATCGTCATCAATGTCAGGGGTATTCCGCTCACGCTGTCGACGGCTGGCGGAGCGCTGATCGCCGGGCTCGTGTTCGGCTGGCTGCGCGCGATTCATCCCACCTTCGGCCGCATTCCGGAGCCGACCGTATGGTTCATGAATTCGGTCGGCCTGAATGTGTTCATCGCCGTGATCGGTCTTACGGCAGGTCCTGGGTTTATCGCAGGGCTGCAACATCTCGGCGTTGGTCTGTTCCTGTGGGGGATCATGGCGACCAGTGTTCCCCTGATCCTCGGCATGTTGATCGCGCGCTACGTCTTTCATTTTCACCCCGCCATTCTGCTAGGTGTGTGTGCCGGCGCAAGAACCACGACCGCGGCGTTGGGGATGATCTGTGATGCGGCGAAAAGCCAGATTCCAGGACTGGGCTACACCGTGACCTACGCCGTGGGCAATACGCTCCTGACGATCTGGGGCATGGTCATCATCATGATTCTGGCTTGA